CTGGCCACCCTGCGGTATTTTCTCATCGATGATACGCGGGTCCTCGTCGTGATCCTCTTCGTCCTCGTCCCCAGGGGTGATGTGCGCCTCGCTTCCGGCGCCGACACCGCTCGCAGCTTCCTCGTCGCCCCGACGCCTCGCTGCAACAAGCAACGCCACGATCGGTCAAGGCAAAAGTGCGTGTgtggatctctctctctctctctctctctccccccctttttctctccccctctgttttattttattttattttaggttcttttttatcgtttatccTCGAGGACGaggttatttctttttttttgttccgtTTTATTCAATAGTTTCTCTGTCGCGTTCATAGTGTCGTTCGTGTTTTCGTGTTGTTAATGTGttttgtttcgatcgattttcatcAAGTGCGAGGGATTTGCAAACGCGCGAGCTACGAGATGGACTTTTCTTTTTGAGATAAcgttggaattaaaattttcttctttctgttAAGTAAGAaggattatttatagaattttggaATACGCGATGGAATACGGTTGATTTTTGATTACGTTTTCCCTCGTATTGGACGCGTATTGCTCAGGCGTTTGCAAACGAAATCGATCTGATCGATTGTTAGAAAACTGTgttaataatcataaacatTCAAACAGGCAAGTCATCgcactaataataaatatatgtatatatatatatatatatatttcaatccaAGCAAGTGAATAAATAACGTGAGTAGTAAAGTAAACGTGATAAAGTTTGAACACGTAATCGTCTAATTGTCATCTAAGGGTAACATCGAGAATCGTGATTGGGAGAATCGAGAgggaaattgaattgaaagaataaaaaaagggaaTCGATACGAGCATGCTTGCACGATCATCAATcgtgagaaataataataataatatcgtgatTATATCATTGATCGTATTAATtctaagaaagagaaaatgtaATCCACATTTTTGGGTGGgaaggaaaattgaaagagagGTAATCGATAAAAGGGATCTGGTCTGGTTTCGATTCGAACAAATGTCACCACACTTCGCCTTCGCCGATTGTCGTTGCTTGTCGCAAAGGAAATtcgctcttttttctttttcttttttcgttcgacCCCGATAGTCTTGAAATTTAGAGAAATCCCGCGGGGGATTTCTTGAACAACGTGTCGCTACAATCGTGCCCTGAGTCAGTGTTTTTCAAACAGCTTCGATTCTCTATTTAACCGCGAATGAACGATCTCTTTGCATTCAGTACGAAGTATATAATTCTGGTGTCGAGaatgatcgaaaataaaatcttttttaatggaaatttttcgttcTCTGTCgtatttctttccctttttttctcccttaaATTgtacttctctctcttttttcggatggaaagaatttgaaaaacacTGGGCGAATAATAATAGAGGCATAAATTAGGCATCGTATTAGTACATGCTGTGAGACTAAGCACAATGTGCATGCACGAATGAATTTCGTGATTGAATGAAACGAAATCTCATTTaacatttatgatatttaatatttcacaattgTCCTTACTTATTTTCTCTcgacaatttttatcgaattaaaacaatatcctTCTCTAactacttttatataaaatgataaacaatgaaaaaaaaaataaacttaggATCAAAAAACGATTattggagaaagaaaatatgcaTTCTGGATTTATTTAAACGTTCTACTATTTGTACATTAGGATTATTTTAAACGGAATCATTAGATAATCGATTAAatacaatgatttttaaaaaaataaagaaaaaagatatatgaatattcatcgtcaaaaaataaatgtgtttGCCGATAAACGAATTGTTCCGAACAATGAAATTCCGATTTGTTCATTCGTCACTCGGTTATCGATTACACGCcacagatttttaataatgaataatcgaACTTTGACTCTCAGCTAAATGTTATCCagaagtttttcttttctcattttattatttttattcatcgcgCGCAAACGAACGGGAAAAAACGATAGATAGAATCGATCGAGATCAATCGAACGAGCTCTCACTCGTTCTCGAACGAactttaaaacaatttctatttttatagaatttaacaTTACGATAGTACACATGTATAtaacatttcatattatatcgtaaatttcaatatcaccAAATTCTTAAACTCTTCTTTACTCGATATTAAAACGTTCGTTTCACATTTCGGGCAAATATTCATTTCGCAACGCTTGAAAATCGTTTCTCGgagatattttcgatattcgagagatatatattcgaGAGATAAACCGCGTGTTACAACCGCGTTTTCTCACCGATTAGCCAAGACCAGGTGCACGATCGTAATACAAGAggattttaaattgaagaaaaaaagaaaaaaaaagaatgaatcaGATATGATCACGGATATGAGAGAAATGGCGAGCTGTTTGATGAGACGATGAGGATAAACGAGCAATAtactttgttgaaaaaaatgggGGTTGctttttgtttcttgtttttttttttttttttttttttgctgccTGAGGTGACTTACCCCTGGACAGTGTCATGCCTAGAGTACGGAATCGCAAGGTAATTGTTGCTGTTTCTCCTTATTCTTTACTTGGCCCGACTTGCATGCTGTCCTATCGGTAGCGGCACAACACACAAGACATTTgtatacatacaaatatatagatatgtgaaaaaaaaaaaaagtaagagacatttaaaatttcacgattttaaAGAGTACAGCTTTAGGAAATATCGTTCGCCATCTACGTACACGCACGACCACTCATTTTgtcaacgattaaaaaatcattattattggatatcttttttaaatgacaAAAGTATCTGTAAATATCCTAtccatcgatataaaaataacgcgAAATATCTTATGGCTTTTTATCTACGATTAATAACAGTAATCGAACGATTGAttctaattgttaattaattttttttttttttattaattcgttcgtctaattcatttattttctcgtttaatttaatcgtgTCGATTAATCAAAGTGTAATAAAGTACACGAAAAatcgccaaaaaaaaaaggatatggGGGATATCGCGTGGCACGTGTTCCAATTACTTTTAGTgcgaattaattggaaaaaatgtgACACTCACCTGCGAAGCACCAGCGTCCGGTCGCGCGGGCAAAAATTAGTATGAAAACGATGAGGAGTAGCACCAGGGCACCGACCACGATTCCGATGATGGAACCAGCATCTAAATCGACGCCTGAAATTTCGTAGAAAGCCACATtgacgttttttctttttccttccttttttttttcaattcatcgaataaatatcgaataaacgtAATATGAATACTCGATTATGCCctcgattaaataattcttcgacgCGATATTTGTATAATCTTCAAATATCGCGACgaggatattatttatatttatataaaaatatcggaaaaaatcgaatcgaagagaTATCGAATTAGAAATCATGcgccatttatatatttattcaatgcaCGAATGCATAACTGAATATCTATCGTTCAAGATATTAAGCGTTCAGCGTTTTCAAGACACGATTTCAATCAATCTTGAATATATGTACGATGGAAATCATAGTGTCGCGGTGTCTCGTATTGAtctatgttgaaaaaaaatcggcAATTAATAAACACGAAGCAGAGCCATGAATGcagaaagtatattttttaaaaaaatatacgtgtatatatatattatatatagtaagaATAATGAACAAGCGGTTTTCATTTCAAACATTTAACATTGGttgacattaaaaaattttagatttatattctttaaaacgcGTGCAAAGAAATCGGTGGCGCGAAATCCGTGttcaatatcgaaaaaaaaagcgtTGATTCACGTAGAGGCGATCGAGCAGAAATTTAGTCatgtttattcgaaaaatacagATCTGCCATTCATGTTTGCAGTTAGCATCAATAACAAACGtcatacatacacatacacacgcatacacacacacatatgtaCACATATAACACACGTGTCTCGTGGCGCGGAGAGTTCcattttttgattctttcgTGAATCTATCATTCGACTTTCGCGCGAATTCATGACACCGGTTTAAAAAAtctggggaaaaaaaacgcATCCGGTTTACGCGATTTTTTGTACGATCTTTGAACAAACAACGAGATAATACGTTTGAGACAGGTaacgttcgaaaaatatttgacaaaatatacgcgtctcgatttttcaaaccggtcgatatttatttaattcctttcttcttttgttttcttctatcattaaataaattcgagaaagaaacagTTTACCTcgcaatttttcaatcaagatttatttatttatttatttatttattactcggAACTCGACGCACGACGGACAACTACATCGACTACTtacgtataataatttgaaagaatgaCATTACCTAGTGCGTGCATGTGTTCGGAGAGCTTACCATAGAAGTGACCGAACGGCCCTGCGTGAGAGCATGCGGTGAAGGTAATCGATATATGATTAGAAATACGTAGAGGATATGAGACAGACGGGGGATGAAACGcgatagaagagaaaaaaagggggggcaggaaaagtaataatagtaatagtaataataataataataattctaattcgtataatattcGGTGTAATCGCAATCGACGGTATGGTAGAATACGTGAAAGTGACAACGAGTATGACGTGAATCGATAGACAGGTGGTGAGTATGCTCGATCGGATGAAATGCTGGTGACGAACGCGCCAAGTGCGAAAACTAACAGGAAGATGATCGACAGCTACCAATGAATTTCAAATCGGTCTTTATCCGTTCTCGTTAATACGACGATATATTCGATCATCGTTAATATCGACGTTAATATACgagtgtaaaaaattaattcttcttaacGTTTGTAACGTTATATCTTTATctcactcttttttttcttttgagacGCGTGATCtgttttctcgaaattatcgCGAATGAAACGtttctattcttctatttcttctctttttctctactTCAACGGAATAAATAAAGTTGCTACTCTTGTGCACAGTGTGAGATCAAgcgaatttttacgattatatcGAATCGTAACCCGTGGGAGAGGGGCTCTCTCGATGGCTTTACCTGCTGGTTCTGTGGCTGTCGACAAAATGATACGATATTCGTAAGCTCCTTCGCCGTTGCGGGCTTCCAGGATATATTCCTTCTCCGTGTCGGATTTTTGCACACTGTCGATCGTCAGGATTACGCTCCACGCTCCTCTCCCCTGCAAGATTAACGAAATTCCTTTATATCGTTTGAAATTCCTTATCGAAGAAACCGCACTTCTTAAAAccgattattattcttcaccGTAAAaccgtatatataaaaattctcgtgAATTTCTGGATTTCAATgtgttgtttaaaaaaaagaaaataaataaataataaataaataaataaaaaagagaagaagaaagaaagaaagaaagaacaaggggaggggaaaagagTGCAAGTTTCACCGATATCAATTGCCTTtccaattgaaaattgattcgcATTCATCGATACCCAGTTCGATTGCCAGTTCCCAGATGGCCTTTTGAGGGCTGTTCATGCTATGCTGTTCGCCAAGCGGTTTCGATCAGGTCGTTTCGTCCTTTTATTGGTTTCTTCCGCAACGATGCTCATTTAGAGCCTTTCGCGGTATCGAACTTGTCGAGCATTGTTTCGAAATGTTTTCGACTTCGTTTTTCCAATGACCGGAGGTCAAGTGGTGTTCACGTTTAAGTGACACTTTGATTTCAATCTCTCGATAttctacgtatatatatatatatatacatacaaatatatatatatatatacattgaattTGAACGAAATTCACGAGCCGATATTtccacgaattttaatttaatcgtgaTATTTCGTTTCGCTTCCCAACGTTATTCTTCGATcccattattattgtaattcttTCCCCTTGGATCAAGAGATTCTTTTATTGAGAGAAttgtattatcgatatttttcacgaaactttctttctttaaataaaatctagatAGAAAGATATCAAGTAATcaacaagaataattttattaaatatatgttcaaacgagagaggagaagatttctaataattcttcCCCCACTGTTGTGCACAAAATAAGTTTCGTCCCCGATATATTATCTCGGACGATTTCACGGAACGAATTGTAGCATCTGAATCGAGTGGAATTTCATTAAAGCTGTTTGATTAGAGAGGGGAAATTTGCGAGTCACGCGAATGTGAATAAAAACCGCCTAAGTGCGCAAGGTGAAAATCGATGCTCAGGAATGTAGAATCTTTGTTCCATTACCTTCGGCTCTTTATTCTCCTTCATTTCGACTCCTCCATCGTCGATCGTTCCGTTTCTCCAATTTACTCTTTCCTTGTTTTTTACGAGAAAACTCTCTCTATCAAATTACacgtttcaatatttattccatcGTACTTTCTATCGATAATTCAACCTCTGCCTTTTCaacgaattaatttctcaCGTTGTTTCCTTATTTTCGTTGGCAGTTTTTAATCACCATcgatgaaattcaatattaatttatcattcgagCAGTTCGTTTGAATCAGCTCGGAATTTTCATAGCACCAGACGATCGATCTTTCTTAACAGTagaggaatatattttattcgtaatattaaTGGAAGGAGAAATTTTCAAGACGAGATACAATTTCTCTTAGAACTTATTTAACCGAATTTGAATCAATCATACGCGACTTGTATAAATAAGGTAAGGTTTCTCGAAAGGCAATCGATcgttatgataatattttaaatataaaatttaaatcgtaaGAATTAATCGAACAATTTACCAGATCCACGGCGGTCGAGGTTTCGAGCCGATTGCTCTCGTCTGGACGTCCCTCGTTGATTATCTCATTGTTCACACGCCATAAAAAACGCGGCCTAGGATTTGCGTAAACGGTCACGTTCACGATTCCCTGCCGTCCAATTACGTATCCAAATCGTTCGATCGTTGACTGAGGTTGAGGAGGatctaataaaaacaattttctccttttcatctttttttcaacagtTCATAGGCGTgcgtaaagaagaagaagaaaaaaaaaagaaccaccTTCGAAACTTAAAATACTCGTCACCTCTCCTTCGtctcgagaattaaaaaaaaaaaaagaaaaaaagaaaagaaaacaacaaCTAAGAGAATCGAGAGAACGAGCGGAGAAGTTATTtgcagagaaaaaagaaaatttccttgaaaaattatttcgaattgtaTCACTTACAGTAGACCTGCAGTTGCATAGTGGTTTCTTTAGGCCGGTCGAGGGCGATGTGACCGGCCACGCATCGAAGAACTTTCCCGTTGTCGGTCCAGTCCAAGGCGCGCGATGCATTTTGCACGGCCAGTGAATTGTCGTCCACGTTCGAGTCGTAAATCGTTGGCCTTTCCTCGTTACCGATTGGCTCGTCGTCTAACGTCGTGTCGAAAACGAGCAAAAGTcacaagtttatatttttatagaagggaaaagaaaggaaaagtatCTGATCGAAACATTCTTAGCCGCACGAGACATAATTACCGAGGAACAAAGAAACGTTGGCCGCTGGACGCCCGCCTGGCGCGCTGCAACTCacttccaatttttctcccttcctgTATATATTCCTTCCATCCGATCCTTGACTAGTGTGAAGCTCTGGATTATTCGGCGGTTCTGTAAATCCATGAGTTCcgtgcaaaattaattattcgcttCGGTCCCGGCAACAATTCCGGAAACGTTGAATTTTCGCCGAGGGTTTAAAAAAACGCGGCCGGGATACGTCGAATCTCGTTAATCCTCTCCCCatggagaggaggaaaaaacttgcagatctttatttaaattcgtttcgaaacaactctctctctctctctctctctcgatcatAGCCCGTTTTCATCATTTATCTCTATCGACTTTATCTGAAAACAGTAATTTCCTTTCGCGtacctctcccttcctcccacTCTCGCGTAAGCAATTCTCTTAACGAAGATTAATTAGTTCTCGAATTCTCCCGCACACGTAGACAACGACGAcggttatatttttcacattcaCCCCGgaagggatatatatatatactttcccCCGGACAAGTAACGTCACGAAGTTTCACACCGATTTTCTcattaatttctcgaaaaggGAGAAACCTCGAAACGATTAATTACGAGCgaggattttaattattagctCGACTCGaaccaaattaaaaatcgatatgaCGATTGTACATGCGTCTCTATTATCGATCGTGCACGAAGACGGATAACGTTATCGATACAGACTGGCAACGATGATCCTCATGGATGCCTGCTCCTCCGATCGGCTGTCGGTCGTGGTCAGGGTGCATTTGAATATTCCATCGTGGCTTTCCTTGATCTTGGCTATGCGGACACCGCACTGGCCCGCCTCCGTTCCCTCCCCGTAATACTCGATGCCGTCTTCGGGCGGTTGCCCCTTCGACAGAACTATACCACCTTCCTCGCCAGGTATCTCGACACGGCACACCCGAAGCGGTCTACCAACTCTGCACAAAATTTGCAGGCTCTCGCCCAATCGGACGGCAGTCGGTCGTTTCGGCTCGATGTCCACGACCAGGTTCGATTTCGATGCTGAAAATGATTAGAGAGAAAAGATTATCTTATAATgttgttatatttgttttcttatttttaacgaaatatgaaattcgCAGAAGGAATTATTTTACGTGGAAATATATTCGGGGGTGGTTTTGTCGAGGTTTAATTAAGCAGAAAACAAGGAAATAGGGACGAAAGAGGAAAGGTGTTTATGGAGTCTCGTTTGAACGAGCTCGTAAGTTGTAATATGATCAAGAAGACGCAAAAGCGCGCTTTCGTCGACTTTATCGTGGAAGATTTAACGCCacttcgaaattttcatttcgcgtCTCAgaaaacgattttaattttaactgttcaaattttagtttagTATAGTAAGATGATACGAACAACATTTTTCAACACTttgaatcgtaaaaataaaagcagaaaaatattttgtactttttacgctctttctttacaatttcttcctttatcCATCAACACCATAGAATTGATTCTTTCTACCCTATTTCTTtacatcgtttaattttttaatttccctcctcgaatttttcaattttacaatcgTTAAATTCAAAACgttcgcctctctctctttcgttcgtGATTCATATTCCTCGAATACAAAATTCTTCACTGTCTTTAGTTTTAATCCACGCTCGATTTCATACGGATCGTAAATTTCCGCGGTATCGAAACAGCGGCTAATCTCGAACGCATTGCTGGTGAATTTTAATCTGCATTCCTGCCAGGATACGTGTGGCGACACGAAGCGACAGGGAGACAATTATAGCGCTGGATTGAACGGTGTTTCAAGATTTATGAGGCAAACGGGAAAGTTGATTAAATTCTGctctcgaaagaaattttcgaacgccgaaagaaaagaaagatggaaaaaagaatatacggaaaaaaatttcattagttataccgaaatttataaaaattaaacgacggtgaaaaaatcttttttgcaAAAGCCATTTCGATAATCCGCCATTGGACGCtgaacgataataatttccaagcGAAAACAATcccgaaattaaataaaagcttACGCGCACCACACGAAATCGCagcatattcaaattaatcgcTTCCATCCTTGTTCCACcgttttatcgatttatcgactAATCAAACAACGCAAGATtacctttccctcccccttccaaTCAAATTTCCCTATATTTAGCCCACGATTCCAAGCTTCGTAGCTCGTAGATCGTTCGTCTACaacaacgaaaaagaaaagaaaaaaaaaggagaaagtcgagaaattttctttctacccCTATCGCTT
This DNA window, taken from Apis mellifera strain DH4 linkage group LG12, Amel_HAv3.1, whole genome shotgun sequence, encodes the following:
- the LOC724243 gene encoding fasciclin-3 isoform X7, translating into MCMESTSNFKMTLAWVCLIGLLCSTAVKAASKSNLVVDIEPKRPTAVRLGESLQILCRVGRPLRVCRVEIPGEEGGIVLSKGQPPEDGIEYYGEGTEAGQCGVRIAKIKESHDGIFKCTLTTTDSRSEEQASMRIIVAKPPNNPELHTSQGSDGRNIYRKGEKLEVSCSAPGGRPAANVSLFLDDEPIGNEERPTIYDSNVDDNSLAVQNASRALDWTDNGKVLRCVAGHIALDRPKETTMQLQVYYPPQPQSTIERFGYVIGRQGIVNVTVYANPRPRFLWRVNNEIINEGRPDESNRLETSTAVDLGRGAWSVILTIDSVQKSDTEKEYILEARNGEGAYEYRIILSTATEPAGPFGHFYGKLSEHMHALGVDLDAGSIIGIVVGALVLLLIVFILIFARATGRWCFAARRRGDEEAASGVGAGSEAHITPGDEDEEDHDEDPRIIDEKIPQGGQENPIHASTEYVNGRTDVKEAKKDEKTDTPV
- the LOC724243 gene encoding fasciclin-3 isoform X5; translation: MCMESTSNFKMTLAWVCLIGLLCSTAVKAASKSNLVVDIEPKRPTAVRLGESLQILCRVGRPLRVCRVEIPGEEGGIVLSKGQPPEDGIEYYGEGTEAGQCGVRIAKIKESHDGIFKCTLTTTDSRSEEQASMRIIVAKPPNNPELHTSQGSDGRNIYRKGEKLEVSCSAPGGRPAANVSLFLDDEPIGNEERPTIYDSNVDDNSLAVQNASRALDWTDNGKVLRCVAGHIALDRPKETTMQLQVYYPPQPQSTIERFGYVIGRQGIVNVTVYANPRPRFLWRVNNEIINEGRPDESNRLETSTAVDLGRGAWSVILTIDSVQKSDTEKEYILEARNGEGAYEYRIILSTATEPAGPFGHFYGKLSEHMHALGVDLDAGSIIGIVVGALVLLLIVFILIFARATGRWCFAGNTTSRNLGESDTESAGRYSRTEVDGSREERKSRISLSSLFKRNKDKVSGADTDTMRTVVTVDDEKHQAAPIAQDAAKQTTDEGGIVYAELDLTQQQQNVPIRHLNEDKTEYAEILYTKSSTEEQQTPKE
- the LOC724243 gene encoding fasciclin-3 isoform X8 encodes the protein MCMESTSNFKMTLAWVCLIGLLCSTAVKAASKSNLVVDIEPKRPTAVRLGESLQILCRVGRPLRVCRVEIPGEEGGIVLSKGQPPEDGIEYYGEGTEAGQCGVRIAKIKESHDGIFKCTLTTTDSRSEEQASMRIIVAKPPNNPELHTSQGSDGRNIYRKGEKLEVSCSAPGGRPAANVSLFLDDEPIGNEERPTIYDSNVDDNSLAVQNASRALDWTDNGKVLRCVAGHIALDRPKETTMQLQVYYPPQPQSTIERFGYVIGRQGIVNVTVYANPRPRFLWRVNNEIINEGRPDESNRLETSTAVDLGRGAWSVILTIDSVQKSDTEKEYILEARNGEGAYEYRIILSTATEPAGVDLDAGSIIGIVVGALVLLLIVFILIFARATGRWCFAARRRGDEEAASGVGAGSEAHITPGDEDEEDHDEDPRIIDEKIPQGGQENPIHASTEYVNGRTDVKEAKKDEKTDTPV
- the LOC724243 gene encoding fasciclin-3 isoform X6 yields the protein MCMESTSNFKMTLAWVCLIGLLCSTAVKAASKSNLVVDIEPKRPTAVRLGESLQILCRVGRPLRVCRVEIPGEEGGIVLSKGQPPEDGIEYYGEGTEAGQCGVRIAKIKESHDGIFKCTLTTTDSRSEEQASMRIIVAKPPNNPELHTSQGSDGRNIYRKGEKLEVSCSAPGGRPAANVSLFLDDEPIGNEERPTIYDSNVDDNSLAVQNASRALDWTDNGKVLRCVAGHIALDRPKETTMQLQVYYPPQPQSTIERFGYVIGRQGIVNVTVYANPRPRFLWRVNNEIINEGRPDESNRLETSTAVDLGRGAWSVILTIDSVQKSDTEKEYILEARNGEGAYEYRIILSTATEPAGVDLDAGSIIGIVVGALVLLLIVFILIFARATGRWCFAGNTTSRNLGESSDTESAGRYSRTEVDGSREERKSRISLSSLFKRNKDKVSGADTDTMRTVVTVDDEKHQAAPIAQDAAKQTTDEGGIVYAELDLTQQQQNVPIRHLNEDKTEYAEILYTKSSTEEQQTPKE
- the LOC724243 gene encoding fasciclin-3 isoform X1 is translated as MCMESTSNFKMTLAWVCLIGLLCSTAVKAASKSNLVVDIEPKRPTAVRLGESLQILCRVGRPLRVCRVEIPGEEGGIVLSKGQPPEDGIEYYGEGTEAGQCGVRIAKIKESHDGIFKCTLTTTDSRSEEQASMRIIVAKPPNNPELHTSQGSDGRNIYRKGEKLEVSCSAPGGRPAANVSLFLDDEPIGNEERPTIYDSNVDDNSLAVQNASRALDWTDNGKVLRCVAGHIALDRPKETTMQLQVYYPPQPQSTIERFGYVIGRQGIVNVTVYANPRPRFLWRVNNEIINEGRPDESNRLETSTAVDLGRGAWSVILTIDSVQKSDTEKEYILEARNGEGAYEYRIILSTATEPAGPFGHFYGKLSEHMHALGVDLDAGSIIGIVVGALVLLLIVFILIFARATGRWCFAGNTTSRNLGESKSRRIKDFADPAASVNLLRFEKSISQDETQRSDTESAGRYSRTEVDGSREERKSRISLSSLFKRNKDKVSGADTDTMRTVVTVDDEKHQAAPIAQDAAKQTTDEGGIVYAELDLTQQQQNVPIRHLNEDKTEYAEILYTKSSTEEQQTPKE
- the LOC724243 gene encoding fasciclin-3 isoform X2 yields the protein MCMESTSNFKMTLAWVCLIGLLCSTAVKASKSNLVVDIEPKRPTAVRLGESLQILCRVGRPLRVCRVEIPGEEGGIVLSKGQPPEDGIEYYGEGTEAGQCGVRIAKIKESHDGIFKCTLTTTDSRSEEQASMRIIVAKPPNNPELHTSQGSDGRNIYRKGEKLEVSCSAPGGRPAANVSLFLDDEPIGNEERPTIYDSNVDDNSLAVQNASRALDWTDNGKVLRCVAGHIALDRPKETTMQLQVYYPPQPQSTIERFGYVIGRQGIVNVTVYANPRPRFLWRVNNEIINEGRPDESNRLETSTAVDLGRGAWSVILTIDSVQKSDTEKEYILEARNGEGAYEYRIILSTATEPAGPFGHFYGKLSEHMHALGVDLDAGSIIGIVVGALVLLLIVFILIFARATGRWCFAGNTTSRNLGESKSRRIKDFADPAASVNLLRFEKSISQDETQRSDTESAGRYSRTEVDGSREERKSRISLSSLFKRNKDKVSGADTDTMRTVVTVDDEKHQAAPIAQDAAKQTTDEGGIVYAELDLTQQQQNVPIRHLNEDKTEYAEILYTKSSTEEQQTPKE
- the LOC724243 gene encoding fasciclin-3 isoform X3; this encodes MCMESTSNFKMTLAWVCLIGLLCSTAVKAASKSNLVVDIEPKRPTAVRLGESLQILCRVGRPLRVCRVEIPGEEGGIVLSKGQPPEDGIEYYGEGTEAGQCGVRIAKIKESHDGIFKCTLTTTDSRSEEQASMRIIVAKPPNNPELHTSQGSDGRNIYRKGEKLEVSCSAPGGRPAANVSLFLDDEPIGNEERPTIYDSNVDDNSLAVQNASRALDWTDNGKVLRCVAGHIALDRPKETTMQLQVYYPPQPQSTIERFGYVIGRQGIVNVTVYANPRPRFLWRVNNEIINEGRPDESNRLETSTAVDLGRGAWSVILTIDSVQKSDTEKEYILEARNGEGAYEYRIILSTATEPAGVDLDAGSIIGIVVGALVLLLIVFILIFARATGRWCFAGNTTSRNLGESKSRRIKDFADPAASVNLLRFEKSISQDETQRSDTESAGRYSRTEVDGSREERKSRISLSSLFKRNKDKVSGADTDTMRTVVTVDDEKHQAAPIAQDAAKQTTDEGGIVYAELDLTQQQQNVPIRHLNEDKTEYAEILYTKSSTEEQQTPKE
- the LOC724243 gene encoding fasciclin-3 isoform X4; this encodes MCMESTSNFKMTLAWVCLIGLLCSTAVKAASKSNLVVDIEPKRPTAVRLGESLQILCRVGRPLRVCRVEIPGEEGGIVLSKGQPPEDGIEYYGEGTEAGQCGVRIAKIKESHDGIFKCTLTTTDSRSEEQASMRIIVAKPPNNPELHTSQGSDGRNIYRKGEKLEVSCSAPGGRPAANVSLFLDDEPIGNEERPTIYDSNVDDNSLAVQNASRALDWTDNGKVLRCVAGHIALDRPKETTMQLQVYYPPQPQSTIERFGYVIGRQGIVNVTVYANPRPRFLWRVNNEIINEGRPDESNRLETSTAVDLGRGAWSVILTIDSVQKSDTEKEYILEARNGEGAYEYRIILSTATEPAGPFGHFYGKLSEHMHALGVDLDAGSIIGIVVGALVLLLIVFILIFARATGRWCFAGNTTSRNLGESSDTESAGRYSRTEVDGSREERKSRISLSSLFKRNKDKVSGADTDTMRTVVTVDDEKHQAAPIAQDAAKQTTDEGGIVYAELDLTQQQQNVPIRHLNEDKTEYAEILYTKSSTEEQQTPKE